Sequence from the Nitrosopumilus maritimus SCM1 genome:
TCGATTCGTTTCCATTTACCCACCAGCTTGCATGTGTCAAAAAGCTTCTGGCTCTTGATTCTCTTATGTGTTTGTGTTTTTGCGCTCAAGACTTAACTCCTCTTTTGTTTTGAGAATCTTTTTTTGTACTCTTGCATCAACAATATTGGAAACGGGGTATACTCTACGTTTTCATAAAATATCTTTAACTGCTCGTTTGAAAGTTTTTTTAAATAATTCTTGATGTTCTCTTCACATGAAAGATAAGACATGTTTGGATCAAACAGCTTGTCCATAGGATAACAAGGAATCTTTTAGAATATAGCATGTCGTAAGCTAAATGAGATATTTTCAGCTTATTCTTTTAATTTAAACTCCTTGAATGCATCTGATATGTTCCAATAGTGTTTGAAATAATCCAGACACCACTCTCTAAATGCCTCATCCTGACTGTAGAACATGGAACGCAGGTCTGGTTTTCCACTCAAATCAGGAAACATCAATCCTGCAGAATGCTCGTTTAGAATTACAGACACCTGAACTGTTTTTAGCATCCTTCTTTCGATCTTTCCGGATTCCAGCAATGGATAAAAGCCGGATTTCTCCAAGAGTTTCTTGCGCCCTGCAGGAATTGACGCATTCTCAGAGATGATATGACGGTACTTTACGCCACGCTTTACACGTCTTATCATCAATTCAATCAGATCCAAGGGAGTTTCTGACAATATGTTGAAGATATACTCATCAGACGTCCTGTAGATTTTCTTCCATGTTTCAAGCACCTTGGATACGCCTACAATTTCCTTTGAATTGCTAAGATCACCTATGCGTCGCAGGAATTTTGGAGGAATGTTTCCAAAGTCATGAGTTTGCAGATATTTCTTGTTTTGAGACAAATATGAAAATGAGTGTATCTGAGTGCTAATTGATCTTCCAAAAGTTGTAAGTGTGTAGAAATTGTTCTCTTGTTTTCTTATCAGTCCAGAGTTGACCATGCGTTCAAAATTTCTGTGTATTTCCTGGGGCGATACATTGTATTTTTTTGCCAACGTAGTAAGTCTTGATGGTTTTTGAATCAAATCAAATAAAATTTTTAATCTAATTTCGCTGGCAAGTTCTAAAAATTCTGCAGATGTGTATTCAAAGTCTACCATGATAAAAAGAGGAAACGTCTTCTTTAAAGTGCTTGTGATGATCTTAAATTCACTATAACAGTTCGTCTAACTGGCCTTTTTTAGCCATGTCTAAAACAAATGATTGAATTTTAGTAATACCGCATCGTGGAAACTGTTTTGTGTCGTTGTTCTGGTTTTTTACAATTATAGCATCATCAAGAATATAGATGTCAAGTCTAGACTTTCCAAACATTTTCTAAATCACTGTAGATGGTGCATCATGTAATGTAATAACGCTACGTACATTTCTCATAGGACGGATAATGGATAGAACTAGTTTGTGTAGTTTGTCATGCGGTAGTTCAGTTTTTACAATACAATCATATGCGCCATGGACAGGTGTCGCTTCCTCTACACCAGAAAGTTGTTGGATAGAATTTGCAACTTCAATGTTCTTGTTGACCGCACATGTAAGAAGCAAATACGATGTATCCATACCTTTTTTGAGCAAGAATCATTATTATTGTTTCATAAGCTTAAGTGTTGATTTTCAAGTGTTTTGTTGAATGGGGATTATAGGTGATGCCAGCGTAATGTAAGCATGACAAAAAATAGGGATTTGGAGGAATACGAAAGAAAAAGACTCGAGAAATGGAAGATTGGCAGAAAAAACTATCCATAGAATTCTTTAGGCAAGATTTGCAACATCAGTTCCATGGGCTAAGATCTAATCAAGTATTACGATGTAACACATTTCAGAGGTATTGATGTTTTACTTAGATCATTTGTTTGAGACCTTTGCATCTGTTTCTGACAGTAACCTCTGTGATTCCCGCTGCATCTGCAATTTCTTTTTGAGTCCTAAATTCCTCCAAATCTATTGACGCCAGGTATAATGCAGAGGCAGCCAGTCCCATAGGATGCTTCCCTGCAGACATGTTTTGTTTTTCTGCCTTTTTTAGAATTTTTATGGCATATCTTTTTGTTTTCTCAGACAGTTCTGCATTGCTTGCAATTTTTGCAATACAGGAGACAGAGTCAATTACGGGCATTTTAAGGTCTAACTCTTTGAATATGAGCCGGTATGTTGCAGAGATTTCTTTGCGTTTAATTCCTATGGATGCTGCAACTTCTCGGAGTGTCCTGGGAGCTTCTGATTCACGGCATGCGGCATAAAGACAAGCTGCAACAAGAGATGCAATAGAACGCCCCTTGACCAGTTTTTTCTCCAGTGCCTTTCTATAGATGTACGATGCTTTTTCAGCAATTGCGTCAGACAAGGACAATTTTTCTTTCATTTTTGACAATTCCAGCAGTGCTTGTTGCAAATTTCTGTCATCATTGGTCTTTATGCGACTTCGATTATCCCATTTCCGGAGTCGTGTCATGGATGATTTCATTGACGCAGACAAGGGACTTCCAGCAGAATCTTTGTCAAAGGGGTTAATCACAGTGCTAAGTCCCCTGTCATGTCTTGTCAAAGATGTCTTGTCGCCAGTATGGGATTTATCGGTAGTTGAATTTGCAAATGCTCTTTCGGGTCTGCGGTCATTAGTTTTCTCTTCAACCACAATACCGCAATTTGAACAAAATATTTCTGACGATTCAACATCAGTGACTAGCGCGTTTTTTCCACATCTAGGACATTTGATTTCTTGTGAACTCATGATATGATCAAAAAACCTTCCCGACGACATTGGGATTTGAAAATTTGTGTGCTCGTATGATCTTACCTATTGCCAATTCTTTCATGTTGGCAAAATATTATCACCTTACATGTTATAAAACCATCGATAAAAATATCTGTGAATTATTAATGCAATAATTTTTAAACAAACTTTGTAATACTGTTATTACGATTTTGATGCAAGGAGCTAGAATATTACCCAAGACACACTCTCTTTGCATCAATCTCGATTCAATTTAAAAAATACATCAATGAAATTTATGAGATACGTGCATATTGGAAAAAATTTCAATAATGCATAACATTTCAGCTAATAACTTGATTTTCAGCTCAAAACGGTATGAAGTATAATATGATTTGATGGGAAATTAAACGTATGAAGCAAGTTCTGGAATATTGTTTTAAGAACAACCACACATCTCCGATTACAGACATCACTACAGGTGAGATTTGCTGCAGTGATTGTGGTACAGTTATTGTTGAAAAAACTATTGACCGTTCAAACGGTTTACCTGCCAATACAAAAGAAGATTTTATGAATAGAACTCAATACGGCCCTCCAACTAAAATTGCAATCTCAGACATGTCAAAGACATCAATGATTTCAAAGAAAAACCAGGATTCTGCAGGACAAAAACTGCACAGTGATGCAAAAAGGCATTTTTCACGACTAAGATTGTGGGATTCACGCAGCAAGTCTGACAGAGCCGAAAGAAATCTTGTAAAAGCATTTTCAATACTAGACGCATATGCAAGTAATTTGGGCATTCCAGAAAACGCAAAAGAACATGCAGCATATATCTACAGAAAGGCACTGGAGAAGAACCTCATAAGAGGAAGCTCAATTCATACAATGGTAGCAGGCTCTGTTTATGTGACATGCAAGCAACTTGGAATTCCGAGAAGTGCAGACGATACAACAAGAGTGTCCAACATCAGCAGAAGAAGGTTGTCAAAAGCATACAAACGTCTTGTAAAAAATCTGGACCTGAAAATTGATCCTTCAGAAACAGATTTTGTGACGCAGGTTGCCAACTCATTGTCTGTCAGTGAAAAAACAAAACGGCTTGCAATAAAAATAATCAACGATGTCAAAAAAGAAAAAATACATGTAGGAAAAAGACCTCTTGGGATTACGGCTGCAGCTGTGTATCTTTCTGCAATAAATTATGACGAGCCAAAGTCCATGGCAAAAATTTCAAAGGTAACCAACATAAGCACAGTTACAATTAGAAAAATAATAAAACTAGTAAGACCATTTGCTGCCAAATACATCAAAAGCATTGATGTTGGAATAACACAGTAAGATGTCTCAAAATGAATTTGAAAAAATAAAAAGATACGAAAGTTTGCAGGACGAATACAAGAATCTCCTTTCAGAATACGAAGAGCTTAAAACAAGCAATCCTTACAATTTGCAGTTAACAAATAAAATTGTCGAACTTACCGCAAAACAGAAAGAAATTGAAACATCTTTGTCAGAACTCAAAGAAATCTAGTTTTTATTTTCTAGATTAATCGTAGAGGGTTTTTGTTCTTTGCGAGAAATTGAAACAAGAACCTCGTCAAATTTTTTATTTGGAATCCAGATTCTTTTTTTATCTTCATCAATCTCAATTATTGTTTTTGTCAAACCCAGCTTGAGAATAGTTCCTTTGCGATTTTCTATTTCAATCTTGGAACCGACATGAATGTTTGTGCTTAATGCTATGCTTATGCCAGATGCGGCATTTTGTAATTTGTTGAGATACACAAATGCTGCAAAAATCAGTATTGCACTAAGGGACGTTACAGTCTCCAAGGCATACGTTAGAAGATCAAAATTTATTGAAAGATAGATTCCCTCTGCAATAACTATTAACAATATAATGACGACTAGTGCCTTGTAGGATCCTTCTAGCTTTTTGAACTTGTAAAAATCAACAAGTTTTGCAGATGCAATGGCAACAACAGTAACTAGAATTGATATTATTGCATGGATTTCTAAAGCCATTTTCTTCTCACATGCGTTTCAAGTTTAGTTTAGAAAGTTTTCTATAGGATCCAATACAGAAAACTCTCTGGATCCAATGTAGTTGGGGCGAGGTTCCAATCCACAAAATGGTGTGATTAGTTTATTGTGAATACTATTGAATACAATAAACGCGTTGCTTCGCGGATAAGGGGAAATATTTCCATTAGAGCCATGCATGATATTGCAGTCAAAGAATATTGCAGAGCCTGCATCACCTTTGGCAGATACAATTCCTCCTTTTTCTACCATATCCTCAAGGATTTTCTTGTCAGGAGTACCTATCTCTTGTCTTTTTAGGGATTGTTTGTAGTGTTTGTCAGGAGTTGTACCAGAACACGAGACAAATTCTTTGTGAGATCCTGGAATGACCATCAGAGGACCGTTAAACTCATAGTTTTTTGTAAGACTGACAGAGCACGAGACAGCACGCATGTTTGGCATGCCATCCTCAGAGTGCCACGTCTCAAAGTCCGAATGCCAGTAGAACTCTTTTCCATCAAATCCAGGTTTCAGATTAACTCGGGATTGATGTACGTACACTTTGCTTCCTAAAAGCTGCTGAGCCACATCTACAAGTCTACTGTCTTTGCAAAGTCTGCTAAAAATCTCACTTAGTTTATGTATTTCAAATATGGAACGTACATCTTTTTTTGTTTCCTCCAAGATGAATTGAGGCAGTTCTTTTTTAGAGTCATCTTTTGACAATGCCTTTAGTTCATCAAGTAATGCAGTCACCTCATCTATAGAAAACAGATTCTCAAATACAAGATATCCGTTTTTCTCAAAAAAATCCTCTTGTTTCCTAGTCAAAGAGGTTAAAGAACTTGGATATACCACAGGATCAGTCCTTGGGATAATTTTTGATTCAGAATTCATTCTTGTTGGATAAAAATCCATTTCAGTGTTATTTTGATACATTTTACTTCTCCGTTAATAATGGATACACTCCTTGGGTATCATGAGTTTCAGGACCCACAAGTGGAGGATTAAAGACGCATATCATCTTCATTTCTGAAAATGCGCGTAGTACATGCTTGTCATGTTTGTCTAATGCATAAATTGTTCCTGGATGAATTTCATGTCTAGTCCCGTCTTCTTCTTCAATTTCGCCGACTCCTTCCAGACAAAACACAGCTTCGAGGTGATGCTTGTACCAAATCTTTGTTTCTGTTTTGGGAAAAACAGTTGTCTGGTGAAACGAAAATCCCATCCCATCATCTTTTAGCAACAGTCTTGTGCTAGACCAATTATCAGAAGTGACTTTTCTTTCTGCATCATGCAACGAGTCAATGTTACGGACAATCATTTTTGCACAGTCACCATAGTCAATTTTTTATCAAAATCAGATTCTTGCATAACTTCTTTGATGCTTTTTTCCAAAATATCCAACCCCTTTGTCAGATTGCTTTCGGAAATGGTCAGAGGTGGAAGAAGTTTTACAACCTGATCATCAGGACCGCATGTCTCCAATATCAGACCGTTTTCAAAGCATTTTTGTTTAATTTCGCTAGCCAAATCTTCTAGTATGCAATCAATACCATACACCATTCCCTTCCCCCTAACCTGAATATCTGAAGAAGGAAATTCATCGGATATTTCCTCTAACCTATGTTTTAGAATATTAGATTTTGTGGCAATTTGTTTTTCAAGATCATCATTTGCCCAGTATTGCTCAATGGCAGTTTTTGCAGTAACAAAAGCCATATTGTTTCCCCTAAACGTGCCATTGTGTTCACCAGGCTCCCATTTGTCTATGCCAGGCTTTAACAGCAGTAATGAAAATGGCAATCCAAAACCACTAAGTGATTTTGACAAGGTTATCATGTCTGGCTCTATCCCCATCCCTTCAAAGCTGAAAAAGCTTCCAGTTCTTCCACAGCCGACTTGGATGTCATCAACTATCACCAAAATTCCAAATTCTTTGCACAGTTCTTGTAATGATTGAAGCCATTTTGAGCTTGCAATATTAATTCCACCCTCACCTTGAACAGTTTCTAAGACTACAGCTGCAGGAAGATCAACTCCGCTGCTGTTGTCTTCTAGTAAGCGTCTAAGATAATCAATTGTGTTTAGTTTCTTTCCCATGTAACCATCATACGGCATAAACACGACATCATTTAGAGGAATTCCAGAACCACCTCTATGATGACTGTTTCCCGTAGCTGCAAGCGCTCCCAGCGTTACGCCGTGAAAGCCGTTTGTAAAAGAAATTATTTTTGTTCTGCCAGTAATTTTTCTTGCAATTTTAAATGCCGCCTCTACAGCATTAGTGCCAGTAGGGCCAGTAAATTGTAATTTGTAATCCAAATTTCTTGGCTCCAAAATGTATTTTGAAAATGAATTCAAGAAATCTTCTTTTGATCTTGTTGCAAGATCCAAACTATGGGTGATGCCATCTTCGTTCAGATAATCAATGATTTCTTTTTTGAGTATGTGGTTGTTGTGTCCATAATTCAATGACCCAGCACCGCAAAGAAAGTCAAAATATTTTTTTCCGTCTTTGTCAATTAAGAGATGATCTTTTGCTTTTTCAAACATTACAGGATATGCCCTACAGTAGGATCTCACCTGAGATTCAATTGTGTTGATTTGTTTCATGCGGTAACCTCCAAAAGACTTTTTTGAATAGGACCAATCCTTACTAGATCTTCTTGCTCGTGGCCATCACCCAACACATCTGATGAAAACAACGGAGTCTTTACAAAATCAGCATCCAGTTGTGCTGCAAAGTTTTGTAAAAATTTCAAAGATGCCTTGTTAGAAGGAGTGACGGTAGCCTCTACAAATCTAACATCATAATCCGTTTGAGAAAATGCTTTAAAGACAAGCTCTTTTGCCACGCCCTTGTTTCTATACGAGTCATCTACTGCTGCCTGCCAGACAAAGAGGGTATCATGGTTTTTTGGAGAGATAAAGCCTGAAAGAAATCCAACAATTTTTGAATCATATTCTGCAACTACGCATGTTTTTGAAAATTGGTGGCACAAGAGCACATAGAGGTATTTAGAATTCTCGTCAAGAGGCTTGTTGTTTTGCACCAACTCCCAAATCTTGTTAGCGTCATCAACTCGAGGCTCTCTAAATGTAATAGAAGTCATGATCAAAGTATGATTTTTTGAGCGTTTCCTTGAGAGTTGATCTCATTTTCTTGAAATGTCTTGTCTACGGCATTACTTGCTTCAGGTGGAACACCAATTACAAACGGCAGGCGTTTGCCTTCAGAAGCACCACGTCCCATCATTAGTTTAGACAGGGTTAAGATTTTTTGTTTAGTTAAATCAGATGAGACTGTTTGAGAATCCGCCACGATTCCAATATGATACAGCTCTTTGTGAGGATTCCACCAGATCACATCAGGTGCCACACCTTCAACATCAGTAGGATTTTCAAAACCAGTACAGTTGGCTTGAATGACTTGTAATTCATCTTTTTCAAATATGTTGATTAAATTTTTTACCAGATATTCTGAAACACTCATCAAATATAATTTGGAGTAAAACAAGTTAATCTTTTGTAAGCTAATGTATGGAAATTAAATTTCAAAACATAATTTACTGTTTTTTCCATAAACAGTGTTAATTAAACTAGAGGACTGTTGCAAACATGGGAAAACGCCAAATAAAAAACGAAAGTGCTCTAAAAAAGATCAAACTTCCTGAAACACAGGAGGAGATGTTTGGCAGAGTTATCAAAATGATGGGCGGAGAAAATGTCATGGTAAAATGCTCTGACAACATAGCAAGAAGAGGAAGGATAAGAGGTAAGCTGAAAAGAAGGGTATGGATCAGAGACAACGACGTGGTAATCATTGCGCCTTGGGAATTTGGCAAGGAACAAAGAGGAGATATTTTATGGAGATATACATTGCCTCAAGTAGACTGGTTAAAACAAAACAAGTACATCCCGTTGGATTTTTAGAGAATTTACATTCATTTTACAAATAACAAGTTAATTTAACAAAAACTCTCACAACTGGAAAAAACGCAGTAATCGTCAGTTGTTAATTTTAAAATATTTAGAACTTGGAGGATACCACAAAAATAGTAAATTCCAAACCTTTGATTATACTTCTAGCAATTTTGGTAAATTCAAAACCAGATTCACTTGCCTTTTCATAGATAGAATGATCTACTACTACAGTATTAGGCAGTGCGTACTGATTAATCTTAAAGACAGCATTTACAGGCTCTCCAAAAATATCATCCAATTTTGAATCAGAGGTCTTAGATTCATTTACTGACCCAAATGCAGAGCTGATTCTATACGCTAGTCCAGGAAGGTTTTCAGAAGCTGTTTTCTCATTGAGTTCATGCTCTAGCTTTGTAATCTCTAGACAACAATTCAAAGTATTTGATAGAGATTCCAGATTATCAGCAGAGATTGGGAAGTAGAACAAGATTGCATCATCTATGATTTTGATTGGTATTCCTTCGTGTTTTTTGATAATTGGAAGAACAGACTCTGTAAAGATTTCAGTGTAGCGTTTTTTCTTATCATCAGAAAGATTTTGTGTCAACTTGAGTGACCCTACCAAGTCAACAAGACACACATATCCTTCTCTTTTTTGTTCAGAGAACTTTAAGAGAATATCTTGCTGTTGTTTGATAATATTTTCTCGTTTTCCAATTGCAGATATTGTCTCTTGCAAAGTCTTTGCCATGTTATCAAATGATGTAGATAATTCTTCAATCTCATCATTTGTCTGAATATTTGTTCTGACCTCAAAGTTGCCTGCAGATAGTTGTTTTGATGCATCACGTAATTTGATGATGGGTTTTGAGATTCTCTTTGAGAGAACAAATGTGACTATACTTGCAACAATTATGAGGCTAATTCCAACAATCACTATGTTAGTTTGTAGTTCAGTTATTGGTTTGAGTATGCCTGCTTCATCCACTTCTGTAAGCAAAACAAATCCTAAATCAGGTTTACAATAAGAGTATCCAAAAATATCCACATTCCTATAATCAGTATACTCTGATGCTTCTACATTGTTTCCGTTCTCAAAGCATTCTGAGACAGCAAACGTATCTACTTTTTGATTAAAAGGAGTGTTTTCCAGAAATATTGATTCTGAAATCATCATTCTGTTATGATTAACAAGGTACACTTCTCCTGTATCATGTAAGCCAAATCTATTCATCAAAATGTCGTCAAAAATCGAAGTTCCCATTGTTGCAATCATTACTGCTTCTTGCTTTCCAGAATCAGAATAAACGGGTAATGAGATTTTCATAATGCGCGATTTATCTAAAGATTGTACAAACTCTACAGTGGGTTCTGATACCTTGTAGTTTCCTTTAACATATTTCAGAGGGTCAACCTGCTCGTTTAATGAAAAAATGGGCTTTCCTCGCATGTTAATAATTTGAAGATCACGAATACCTGCTTCAAACTCATTTAACTGGAATGAGTGAAATTCATGGTGCAGTAGTGGGGTTTGCTCTTCTAAAGCCCTGTTAAAGGAAACATCATCCAACACAGGAATTAAAACATCAAATGAACTAACAAGGGATTCGTTTTGTGCAAAGTTTCCCAACTTGTCAATTCTTGATTCAATGATTGAGGCTATTGTATTTCCTCTAGTTTCAGATTCATCTTTGAGTGATTCTTTGAAATTTTCTTTGATAATTGAATCTGCAAAATTGTATGCCAGCCCAGTAGTTACTGCAATGGATGTTATGCTAATTGCAAGCACTAAAAAAATTAATTTTGTACTGATGCTTACAAATGAACCCATGTATCGTATGGAAGTTATGAGTATTTTAATTATGATTAATAATTTGGTATTTGTACCACATGTCAAACTTGCACGATCTATGTTTTAATAGAAATTTGAAGTAGAATGGTAAATGGATTACGAAAGGATTTGCAAGGATATTTTACATTTTGACTCTAAAATTCGATTTTGTGGGGTTACAAATGCAAAAAGTGAGTTAATTGCAAGCATTTCCAAAAATCCTGAAGAGAAATTTCTTAGCAAAGACGAAATGATGATGTCAATTCATTATACGCTGGATAGGTCTGAAAAGCATACCAATCTATCATACAAGATAGGTAATGAAAAATCAGCAGTGATTGAATATGATAAAGTTACAATGATTACTATTCCTCTTGAAAAAAAAGAATTATTGTTAATCAGTACTGAGCCAGAAGCAGACTATTACAAGATTATTGCTAAAGCAAGAGAATCACTTTCTTAACGATTTTTTTGTTTTATGTGCAACTTTTGTTCCCATTTTTACTGTCTTTAATTTTTTAATTATACTTATTCCTATTTTCAAAAACTTGAATGCAGAAAAAATTGGAATCAAGGTCAGCATTACAATGTCAATCCAGTATTTTTTTACAAATTTTTTTGGATCCCTTACCTTGTTATACTTGAAGTACAGATCAAACACCAACAAAATTATCAAAGGCCAAATCAGAAAATCAAAAAACTGTTTTGATTCATAAGGAAGAGATAGTATAGGCTCTGAAAGTCCAATTGTACTGTACTCAAATGAAACAATACCTGCAAAAAACATCAGCCCTATTGCAATTATTGCAAAATCAAGAATTTTGTAGATCATAGCATTGCAGAAAGTATAACAATCAATGCTGCTGAAATCAGATAGAATCCATAAAATGACTTTTTGTAACGCGGTCTGGCCAAAGCGAATTTTCTAGCAGAGTGTTTTGATTTTTTGAAAGAAAAGATACGAGAACATTGTGAGAAAAAAGACTCACAGCCGGTCTGGTCTAGGGAAGAATGTTCTCGCATGGTTTTGATATGCATAATGTGATCATATACCTTGGTCAGCTGTTTAGCTTACTTGTAGTGAGGACATCTTACCAGACTCTATGAGACTCTACAACTTATCACAAACATGAAAACACAACAAATCTCAAACTGGGATAAGATGGTTCACGCCCCATTCAAGAAGGTCGTAAAGTTTGATCTCATATGCATGGGAATGGGAGCAGTGATGGGAATGGGCGTAGGCGCCTACCTTGTTGCTAGCGGAATGTTCGTCTAGCAAAACTATTTTTTTATTCTTTTAGCTTGCTTTCCTGGAATACGTCAGAGCCATACCAGCAGTATCTGAAATAGTCAAGACACCATTCGTGAAACATTGGATCCTTTGAATAGAACATTTCAGTAATGTCAGACTCGCCCTCGTTGTCAGGAAACATGACACATGCCTCCTTTTCGTTTAGTACAAGCGATGTCTGTATGTTAGATATCATTTTTCTCTCAACTAGCCCTGCCTCAAGCAATTTGTCAAAGCCCAGTTTTTTCAATAACGCCTTTCTTCCTTTTGGAACTATTGTGGACTCTGAAAAGACATAGTTGAATTTTACGCCTTTCTTAACTTGCTTTACCAACGGCTCAATAATATCCAGAGGCACTTCTGCAATTACCTCGTAG
This genomic interval carries:
- the thpD gene encoding ectoine hydroxylase, translated to MYQNNTEMDFYPTRMNSESKIIPRTDPVVYPSSLTSLTRKQEDFFEKNGYLVFENLFSIDEVTALLDELKALSKDDSKKELPQFILEETKKDVRSIFEIHKLSEIFSRLCKDSRLVDVAQQLLGSKVYVHQSRVNLKPGFDGKEFYWHSDFETWHSEDGMPNMRAVSCSVSLTKNYEFNGPLMVIPGSHKEFVSCSGTTPDKHYKQSLKRQEIGTPDKKILEDMVEKGGIVSAKGDAGSAIFFDCNIMHGSNGNISPYPRSNAFIVFNSIHNKLITPFCGLEPRPNYIGSREFSVLDPIENFLN
- a CDS encoding helix-turn-helix transcriptional regulator; translated protein: MVDFEYTSAEFLELASEIRLKILFDLIQKPSRLTTLAKKYNVSPQEIHRNFERMVNSGLIRKQENNFYTLTTFGRSISTQIHSFSYLSQNKKYLQTHDFGNIPPKFLRRIGDLSNSKEIVGVSKVLETWKKIYRTSDEYIFNILSETPLDLIELMIRRVKRGVKYRHIISENASIPAGRKKLLEKSGFYPLLESGKIERRMLKTVQVSVILNEHSAGLMFPDLSGKPDLRSMFYSQDEAFREWCLDYFKHYWNISDAFKEFKLKE
- a CDS encoding cache domain-containing protein codes for the protein MGSFVSISTKLIFLVLAISITSIAVTTGLAYNFADSIIKENFKESLKDESETRGNTIASIIESRIDKLGNFAQNESLVSSFDVLIPVLDDVSFNRALEEQTPLLHHEFHSFQLNEFEAGIRDLQIINMRGKPIFSLNEQVDPLKYVKGNYKVSEPTVEFVQSLDKSRIMKISLPVYSDSGKQEAVMIATMGTSIFDDILMNRFGLHDTGEVYLVNHNRMMISESIFLENTPFNQKVDTFAVSECFENGNNVEASEYTDYRNVDIFGYSYCKPDLGFVLLTEVDEAGILKPITELQTNIVIVGISLIIVASIVTFVLSKRISKPIIKLRDASKQLSAGNFEVRTNIQTNDEIEELSTSFDNMAKTLQETISAIGKRENIIKQQQDILLKFSEQKREGYVCLVDLVGSLKLTQNLSDDKKKRYTEIFTESVLPIIKKHEGIPIKIIDDAILFYFPISADNLESLSNTLNCCLEITKLEHELNEKTASENLPGLAYRISSAFGSVNESKTSDSKLDDIFGEPVNAVFKINQYALPNTVVVDHSIYEKASESGFEFTKIARSIIKGLEFTIFVVSSKF
- a CDS encoding ectoine synthase, with protein sequence MIVRNIDSLHDAERKVTSDNWSSTRLLLKDDGMGFSFHQTTVFPKTETKIWYKHHLEAVFCLEGVGEIEEEDGTRHEIHPGTIYALDKHDKHVLRAFSEMKMICVFNPPLVGPETHDTQGVYPLLTEK
- a CDS encoding transcription initiation factor IIB: MSSQEIKCPRCGKNALVTDVESSEIFCSNCGIVVEEKTNDRRPERAFANSTTDKSHTGDKTSLTRHDRGLSTVINPFDKDSAGSPLSASMKSSMTRLRKWDNRSRIKTNDDRNLQQALLELSKMKEKLSLSDAIAEKASYIYRKALEKKLVKGRSIASLVAACLYAACRESEAPRTLREVAASIGIKRKEISATYRLIFKELDLKMPVIDSVSCIAKIASNAELSEKTKRYAIKILKKAEKQNMSAGKHPMGLAASALYLASIDLEEFRTQKEIADAAGITEVTVRNRCKGLKQMI
- the ectA gene encoding diaminobutyrate acetyltransferase, coding for MTSITFREPRVDDANKIWELVQNNKPLDENSKYLYVLLCHQFSKTCVVAEYDSKIVGFLSGFISPKNHDTLFVWQAAVDDSYRNKGVAKELVFKAFSQTDYDVRFVEATVTPSNKASLKFLQNFAAQLDADFVKTPLFSSDVLGDGHEQEDLVRIGPIQKSLLEVTA
- a CDS encoding mechanosensitive ion channel domain-containing protein, whose protein sequence is MALEIHAIISILVTVVAIASAKLVDFYKFKKLEGSYKALVVIILLIVIAEGIYLSINFDLLTYALETVTSLSAILIFAAFVYLNKLQNAASGISIALSTNIHVGSKIEIENRKGTILKLGLTKTIIEIDEDKKRIWIPNKKFDEVLVSISRKEQKPSTINLENKN
- a CDS encoding transcription initiation factor IIB, with amino-acid sequence MKQVLEYCFKNNHTSPITDITTGEICCSDCGTVIVEKTIDRSNGLPANTKEDFMNRTQYGPPTKIAISDMSKTSMISKKNQDSAGQKLHSDAKRHFSRLRLWDSRSKSDRAERNLVKAFSILDAYASNLGIPENAKEHAAYIYRKALEKNLIRGSSIHTMVAGSVYVTCKQLGIPRSADDTTRVSNISRRRLSKAYKRLVKNLDLKIDPSETDFVTQVANSLSVSEKTKRLAIKIINDVKKEKIHVGKRPLGITAAAVYLSAINYDEPKSMAKISKVTNISTVTIRKIIKLVRPFAAKYIKSIDVGITQ
- a CDS encoding translation initiation factor eIF-1A; translated protein: MGKRQIKNESALKKIKLPETQEEMFGRVIKMMGGENVMVKCSDNIARRGRIRGKLKRRVWIRDNDVVIIAPWEFGKEQRGDILWRYTLPQVDWLKQNKYIPLDF
- the ectB gene encoding diaminobutyrate--2-oxoglutarate transaminase, which produces MKQINTIESQVRSYCRAYPVMFEKAKDHLLIDKDGKKYFDFLCGAGSLNYGHNNHILKKEIIDYLNEDGITHSLDLATRSKEDFLNSFSKYILEPRNLDYKLQFTGPTGTNAVEAAFKIARKITGRTKIISFTNGFHGVTLGALAATGNSHHRGGSGIPLNDVVFMPYDGYMGKKLNTIDYLRRLLEDNSSGVDLPAAVVLETVQGEGGINIASSKWLQSLQELCKEFGILVIVDDIQVGCGRTGSFFSFEGMGIEPDMITLSKSLSGFGLPFSLLLLKPGIDKWEPGEHNGTFRGNNMAFVTAKTAIEQYWANDDLEKQIATKSNILKHRLEEISDEFPSSDIQVRGKGMVYGIDCILEDLASEIKQKCFENGLILETCGPDDQVVKLLPPLTISESNLTKGLDILEKSIKEVMQESDFDKKLTMVTVQK
- a CDS encoding DUF6659 family protein, with translation MDYERICKDILHFDSKIRFCGVTNAKSELIASISKNPEEKFLSKDEMMMSIHYTLDRSEKHTNLSYKIGNEKSAVIEYDKVTMITIPLEKKELLLISTEPEADYYKIIAKARESLS